GCTCACTAAGACAAAACATTTTGTTCAAGCCCCAACCTTCCTCCATACCTCCATAAGAAACCGACGACAATGACTTCTGAGTGTAaccatttccttttccttttctttttagatttgccaaaagatgaagttactccaaaattacaaaattcgtATATCAATTAGTCTGGCTTTCTCCAATGGGAATGAATCTATAAGATTTGCAGTAGGAGATTCCATTGAGCATCTATCCTACCACCTTTTTGGTACAATATACAACAACAGCGTAAAATGGTCCATATAACTAACCCCACTCAATGGGATGAATCAGTCATTTACATTGAAGTCATTCAACCGCCAGCCAGCACAAAGAAGCTATGAACATCATCAAATGACAAATAGAACATCTAGCATCTTGTCAACCTTTTTCTTCTCCTAGTAAACTCCACAAGCTAATCTTTATCAAAGAGGCCAGAACCTATCGAATGGAGGTATAAGAGAGCCATACTCAAAATTCTACAAAACTATGTCCTTAGACAATCTTGCACCAATCAAGAGAGCTATCCAACTTTGGCTGTTATGGTGGTGGAGGTACGCCAGAATGCCTCTTCAAGGAAAAAGCCTCTGCAAAGCTATAAAACATTCCTCAACCCACAAGTCCTTGACCATTCAATGATGTTAGTCACAAATAGTTGGTTCATTCACCAAACTCACCATTTTATTCCCCTTTCGTTGGGATTTGCCATTTTAGCAATCAAACTCAGGATCACAAAGTACTTCACATATTATGAAAAGCACCTAACCCATCCCCACCCATCCTCTCAGCGCCAAGGAAAACCAAATAGACAGTCTATGCTGGAGGAGGAAAACAAATGGATTCCAAGCCATCAGCAGAGCCAATCCACCagaaattccatgaaaattcACAATCAAGCTCCCAGCTTCCATCCACTTCATCATCACTCAAACGGACCCACCCACGTCTAACTCTGGCTACACATGACCACATGCAGAACAAACGTACATGACTTCCGAAACATCAGAAGGATACTACCAAGAAACCTTCTTCGTAAAGTTTCAAAAGCTGTAGCCGTACACACCAGTTTAGCTaacttttaaatgaaatagCAGTCCATTTGTTCTTCAGAATCTGCCGAAAGTGAATCTCCATCGAAAATGCAGCGCCAAAGCATGTCATTTGCAAACGTTTAAAGTATACTGCGTGAGAAAATCATTTCGCCGCCAACATAATTCACAGTTTTGCTCCCAATCAATACAGCAAAAGGGACAGAAACTCCATTACCTGAACGGAGTACttcacggcgaggctcgcgacGCTATCGCCGCGCTTAATCCGGTGCGAGATCGCGAACTTCCCCACGCCGTTATCCCTCCAGAAGCTGCCCGAGCTCAGGACGCCGACCACCTCCTTCAACCTCCAGGGGGCCGCGAAGGCTCGGGTGACCATGTCGCGATCGGAGGCGACGGAGCTCCAGATGCGGCAGACGCAGCTCGCGCGGGCCAGGTCCGGGACGGGGAGCTTCTCGAAGATGAGCCGGAGGGTGTCGCGGCAGGCGAGGGCGGAGAAGTGGGAGTTCATCGGCGAGATGGTGGaatcgtcggcggcggcggaggcggaggcggaggaggaggaggcggcgtcggaggacggcggcggaggagagggaTCGGGGGTCTGGGGTGGATGCTCCcggtcgtcgccgccgtcgccgtcgccgcagCAGCccatttagagagagagagagagagatagaaatgtCTATGGAGTCGGTTTTGatggttttgga
The nucleotide sequence above comes from Eucalyptus grandis isolate ANBG69807.140 chromosome 2, ASM1654582v1, whole genome shotgun sequence. Encoded proteins:
- the LOC104435125 gene encoding F-box protein At1g55000-like, yielding MGCCGDGDGGDDREHPPQTPDPSPPPPSSDAASSSSASASAAADDSTISPMNSHFSALACRDTLRLIFEKLPVPDLARASCVCRIWSSVASDRDMVTRAFAAPWRLKEVVGVLSSGSFWRDNGVGKFAISHRIKRGDSVASLAVKYSVQVMDIKRLNNMMSDHGIYSRERLLIPISNPDILIDSTCYIERDNHAKREVAVLYPEGVRDIEISSLLKRTTSEQGKKRILNSLRRSMQVDDGTAQYYLSITDGDPRAALSKFSEDLRWERQVGLA